The Sedimentisphaera salicampi genome includes a region encoding these proteins:
- the cas2 gene encoding CRISPR-associated endonuclease Cas2 codes for MLVLITYDVNTQTKDGSRRLRKVAKACENVGQRVQNSVFECLLEPAQWVELKDKLLNLADMEKDSLRFYYLGKNWQRRIEHFGSKPSYDPEGPLIV; via the coding sequence ATGCTGGTTTTGATTACTTATGATGTAAATACTCAGACAAAAGATGGAAGCAGGAGACTTAGGAAGGTTGCAAAAGCATGCGAAAATGTAGGGCAGAGGGTTCAAAATTCTGTATTTGAATGCCTGCTTGAACCTGCACAATGGGTTGAATTGAAGGATAAATTGTTGAACTTGGCCGATATGGAAAAGGACAGCCTTAGATTTTATTATCTTGGGAAAAACTGGCAAAGACGTATCGAACATTTTGGATCCAAACCTTCCTACGACCCTGAAGGACCGCTCATTGTATGA
- the dnaX gene encoding DNA polymerase III subunit gamma/tau: MAYTVLARRYRSQRFEDIAGQDAISHTIKNAILSERVAHAYLFCGTRGVGKTTMARVLAKALNCQSVDAPTTDPCCECESCVAINSGDDIDVIEIDGASNNGVENIRDLRQNAMYRPARGRYKIYIIDEIHMLSTGAFNALLKILEEPPAHVKFIFATTEPNKVLPTIQSRCQRFDFRSIDPQTIQQQVKMVLESEGIGCEDDFAVALSRLANGSMRDALSLLDQVLSTGEKNLTLEVLENTLGEPGRAEISRMTELMGDSDAPEVLKVCDELLKKGMSPEQVTDSLIDSFRDLMITASAGAKNSLIVQTAAEAEQTERIAAKFDIASLVYAVTTLERMRGAVKKSDNPRAILEAALIRLTLSEHFINVQTLARQMAGGGGGKKNSAMQGKPAGARKPSLKKAFAEKSSAGEKLEEAENVRCENLEELKARWEDVVRETAKVNMSLGANLSNAEPESFENGNLVLLAKTGITGRLLQAKAQDAEKVFSKILGASVAVKVKQQETSGEPANKPKGAKSSLKDQKQAMKDPGVQKILNTFNAQIIGISRPKNQ; the protein is encoded by the coding sequence ATGGCTTACACAGTACTTGCAAGAAGATACCGCTCCCAGCGGTTTGAAGATATAGCTGGGCAGGATGCAATATCCCATACAATCAAGAATGCGATCCTTTCGGAGCGTGTTGCGCATGCGTACCTATTCTGCGGCACACGCGGTGTAGGGAAAACGACGATGGCCCGCGTTTTGGCGAAGGCTCTGAACTGCCAGAGCGTTGATGCGCCCACAACCGATCCCTGCTGCGAATGCGAGAGCTGCGTGGCGATCAATTCTGGCGATGATATAGACGTAATCGAGATCGACGGGGCGAGCAACAACGGCGTTGAAAACATCCGCGACCTGCGTCAGAATGCGATGTATCGGCCTGCGAGGGGGCGGTATAAGATATACATCATCGATGAGATTCATATGCTCAGCACGGGGGCGTTTAATGCGCTTCTGAAGATTCTGGAGGAGCCGCCGGCGCATGTGAAGTTTATCTTCGCCACCACCGAGCCGAATAAGGTGCTCCCTACGATACAATCGCGCTGTCAGAGGTTTGATTTCCGCTCTATTGATCCGCAAACCATCCAGCAGCAGGTGAAGATGGTTTTGGAATCTGAGGGGATTGGCTGCGAGGATGATTTTGCCGTTGCCCTATCCCGCCTTGCCAACGGCTCTATGCGTGATGCGCTGAGCCTGCTGGATCAGGTTCTCAGCACTGGCGAAAAGAACCTCACACTGGAGGTGCTTGAGAACACCCTCGGCGAGCCCGGACGGGCAGAGATATCACGTATGACAGAGCTTATGGGCGATTCGGATGCGCCGGAGGTGCTGAAGGTATGCGATGAGCTGCTGAAGAAGGGGATGAGCCCTGAGCAAGTTACCGACAGCCTGATAGACAGCTTCCGAGACCTGATGATAACCGCAAGCGCCGGAGCGAAAAATTCGCTTATCGTGCAGACGGCCGCCGAGGCCGAGCAGACCGAGCGGATTGCGGCGAAATTTGATATTGCCTCGCTTGTGTATGCGGTTACCACGCTGGAGCGGATGCGCGGGGCTGTGAAGAAATCTGACAACCCAAGGGCAATCCTTGAGGCGGCTCTTATCCGGCTAACGCTGAGCGAGCATTTTATCAACGTGCAGACCCTTGCCCGGCAGATGGCCGGCGGCGGAGGCGGAAAAAAAAACTCAGCAATGCAGGGCAAACCCGCCGGCGCACGTAAGCCGAGCCTGAAAAAGGCCTTCGCTGAGAAGAGCTCCGCTGGTGAGAAGCTCGAAGAGGCAGAGAACGTCAGATGCGAGAATCTCGAAGAGCTGAAAGCCCGCTGGGAGGATGTTGTTCGGGAAACAGCGAAGGTTAATATGAGTCTCGGGGCGAATCTGAGCAATGCCGAGCCGGAGAGCTTTGAAAACGGGAATCTCGTTTTGCTTGCCAAAACTGGGATAACAGGCAGACTGCTTCAAGCGAAGGCTCAGGATGCTGAGAAGGTGTTCTCGAAGATCCTCGGGGCGAGCGTTGCTGTTAAGGTAAAGCAGCAGGAAACGAGCGGAGAACCTGCAAACAAACCCAAAGGGGCGAAGAGCAGCCTCAAAGACCAGAAACAGGCCATGAAGGACCCGGGAGTGCAGAAGATACTCAACACCTTTAACGCTCAGATTATTGGGATATCAAGGCCGAAAAATCAATAA
- the recR gene encoding recombination mediator RecR — MPENNTTNPAYTKALNNLIEKFAELPGIGRKTAERLAFHVLKSDKAEAMELARAVSDVKTKIKQCRVCCSYSEEDVCPICQDPSRDKSTVCVVEQPKDLISLEKTGICKWTYHVLGGHIAPLEGIEPEDLTIDKLISRIRQGEIRELVMATNPTVEGDATSLYVTSLLRDSSIRITRLARGLPAGSSIEFSNNSILSDAILGRDEIE, encoded by the coding sequence TTGCCCGAAAACAACACCACAAACCCCGCCTATACGAAAGCTCTGAATAATCTGATTGAGAAGTTTGCGGAGCTGCCCGGGATAGGCAGAAAAACAGCGGAAAGGCTTGCTTTTCACGTGCTCAAATCCGATAAGGCCGAGGCGATGGAGCTTGCAAGGGCTGTGAGCGATGTAAAAACGAAGATAAAGCAGTGCAGGGTATGCTGCAGCTATTCGGAAGAGGATGTATGCCCAATCTGCCAAGATCCCTCGCGGGACAAATCGACGGTGTGCGTTGTGGAGCAGCCGAAAGACCTAATCAGCCTCGAGAAAACTGGGATATGCAAATGGACGTATCACGTGCTGGGGGGGCATATCGCCCCGCTGGAGGGCATTGAGCCGGAAGACCTCACGATAGACAAGCTGATAAGCAGAATACGGCAAGGGGAAATCAGGGAGCTTGTGATGGCAACCAACCCCACTGTGGAGGGAGATGCCACATCGCTCTATGTTACCAGCCTCCTGCGGGACAGCAGCATCAGAATCACCCGCCTTGCGAGAGGTTTGCCGGCAGGGAGCAGCATTGAATTTTCGAATAATTCGATTCTCTCGGATGCGATCCTCGGGAGGGATGAGATTGAATAA
- a CDS encoding DUF1961 family protein, translating into MKAVKLLIFMLACGASMGYEAKIWLTQDAVNSKGLSDTERADVSDFVSYDILDGPMNGSKALKAKETSLYFSGDLNVPISEEGTFMIWIRPHKTMRTGEGEPENTYEIAAVDKLFKFDLARSANKLDFRFSWENGTSRLNDMHILLPEIPGEEWMHFAFVWDAGDGIFNCYINGTPYLRKSRRLKQLDSEGGKKLIINTSQIAVSECRLYDKVIEESAIDHYIEQQNRGQMDDYLGIIPTRKFSLLGYFGSEDIEKELIFSSPLRAPKDVRGWVAEGPAQINFRKDGLVLESSVKDFDFATGHITFWCWANFPPNFLAEWNAQVLSENGACLVFFAARGQNGKDVYDASVDFRTGRSEDYTNGDIDLYSLSYYSDMPLGASRNASYLRLNSGRYLADLGIPGIDSKSNEVHKITLMRAGGQIQLAVDGWVIVDYQEDEERFGKLPTAGKIAFRQLKWTKVKYSDFKVYRLKKD; encoded by the coding sequence ATGAAAGCTGTTAAACTTTTGATTTTTATGCTTGCCTGCGGGGCAAGTATGGGGTATGAGGCTAAAATCTGGCTAACGCAGGATGCGGTTAATTCCAAAGGCCTCTCCGATACCGAACGGGCGGATGTGTCGGATTTTGTGAGCTACGATATCCTTGATGGCCCGATGAACGGTTCAAAAGCGCTGAAGGCCAAGGAAACGAGTCTGTATTTCTCGGGCGATTTGAACGTGCCGATTTCTGAAGAAGGTACGTTTATGATTTGGATTCGCCCGCATAAAACGATGCGTACGGGCGAGGGCGAGCCGGAGAATACATACGAGATTGCAGCGGTGGATAAGCTGTTCAAGTTCGATCTTGCAAGATCGGCAAACAAGCTGGACTTCCGCTTTTCATGGGAGAACGGCACAAGCCGCCTGAACGATATGCACATTCTTCTCCCGGAGATACCGGGAGAGGAGTGGATGCATTTTGCTTTTGTATGGGATGCAGGGGACGGAATTTTCAACTGCTATATAAACGGAACACCGTATCTGAGGAAATCCCGCCGGCTGAAACAGCTCGACAGCGAAGGAGGCAAAAAGCTCATCATCAACACATCACAGATTGCTGTTTCCGAATGCAGGCTGTATGACAAGGTTATCGAGGAATCTGCAATCGATCATTACATAGAGCAGCAGAACAGAGGGCAAATGGATGATTATCTCGGGATAATCCCAACGCGGAAATTCTCACTGCTGGGCTATTTCGGCTCTGAAGACATAGAAAAGGAACTGATCTTCAGCTCCCCCCTGCGGGCTCCAAAAGACGTGAGGGGATGGGTGGCAGAAGGGCCTGCGCAGATAAATTTCCGCAAAGACGGACTTGTGCTCGAATCGTCCGTGAAAGATTTTGATTTCGCCACAGGGCACATTACGTTCTGGTGCTGGGCGAATTTCCCGCCGAATTTTCTTGCAGAGTGGAATGCTCAGGTGCTCAGCGAAAACGGGGCATGTCTGGTGTTTTTCGCTGCAAGAGGACAGAACGGCAAGGACGTGTATGATGCGAGCGTTGATTTCAGAACCGGAAGGAGCGAGGATTACACCAACGGCGATATTGATCTATACTCGCTTTCGTATTATTCGGATATGCCTCTGGGGGCATCAAGGAATGCCTCGTATCTGAGGCTGAACTCAGGCAGATACCTCGCTGATTTGGGCATACCCGGGATAGATTCGAAGTCTAATGAAGTGCATAAAATTACCCTTATGCGTGCGGGCGGGCAGATTCAGCTCGCTGTGGACGGATGGGTGATAGTGGATTATCAAGAGGATGAAGAGCGTTTCGGCAAGCTGCCCACAGCAGGCAAGATTGCCTTCCGACAGCTCAAATGGACAAAGGTGAAATATTCCGATTTCAAGGTTTACAGGCTGAAGAAGGATTAG
- a CDS encoding pseudouridine synthase: MPEKHTIEILQDTSDFAAVNKPSGVSVTKDRSGAGSIAELLAGKVQAGEKLRTATRLSKQVPGVVVLSKNMDFHKRLARSIVENTSASVYLAIVNGYVPERVGRTETGISRAKDPGRMKINEKSEAKAVTLWQQIADFGNLSLLAVRPLTARADQIRLHLDFEGMPLAIDPLYGNPKPLYLSEFKRKYRRSQKKTERPMVENLTLHAYQFEFAPELGGFAPAAAKPEKKFLAAVKMLAKHAGPREGAFINPKHYEQIINCEPLDELEIIEYEGREDGHTSGND; encoded by the coding sequence TTGCCCGAGAAACACACAATAGAGATACTGCAGGATACATCCGACTTTGCAGCGGTGAATAAGCCTTCGGGGGTTTCTGTTACCAAAGACCGAAGCGGAGCGGGGAGCATAGCAGAGCTGCTTGCTGGGAAAGTTCAGGCGGGCGAAAAGCTGCGCACTGCCACGCGTTTGAGCAAGCAGGTGCCCGGGGTTGTGGTGCTTTCGAAGAATATGGATTTCCACAAACGCCTCGCCCGCTCAATCGTGGAAAACACCTCAGCGTCAGTTTACCTTGCAATAGTGAATGGATATGTTCCCGAACGGGTTGGGAGAACCGAAACGGGAATCTCAAGAGCGAAAGATCCGGGCAGGATGAAAATCAATGAGAAGAGCGAGGCGAAAGCTGTTACGCTTTGGCAGCAGATTGCCGATTTCGGCAACCTCTCACTGCTTGCTGTTCGGCCTCTTACCGCAAGGGCTGATCAAATCCGGCTGCACTTGGATTTTGAGGGTATGCCCCTGGCGATAGACCCGCTCTACGGGAATCCGAAGCCGCTGTATTTATCGGAATTCAAACGCAAGTACAGAAGAAGCCAAAAGAAAACAGAGCGGCCGATGGTGGAAAACTTAACTCTGCATGCGTATCAGTTTGAGTTTGCACCTGAACTGGGCGGCTTTGCCCCAGCAGCCGCAAAACCGGAAAAGAAATTCCTCGCTGCGGTTAAAATGCTCGCAAAGCACGCCGGCCCACGCGAGGGGGCGTTCATAAACCCCAAACACTACGAGCAGATAATCAATTGCGAGCCGCTGGATGAACTTGAAATAATTGAATATGAAGGAAGGGAAGATGGACATACTTCTGGCAACGACTAA
- the rdgB gene encoding RdgB/HAM1 family non-canonical purine NTP pyrophosphatase, producing the protein MDILLATTNAGKIRDFEILLSGFSINWLSLKDFPETEEVEEDGKTFAENAARKAIGYARQTGILTLADDSGLEIDALGGEPGINSARFSGAHKDHSSDAFRIDEENIKKVLRLMEDVPEENRSARFVSSLCLADSEKPILEAEGFLPGMILREKRGSGGFGYDPIFYLPERGKSVAELEREEKNKISHRANAVKNIRPMLKEFLRRGSL; encoded by the coding sequence ATGGACATACTTCTGGCAACGACTAATGCAGGCAAGATAAGAGATTTTGAGATTCTGCTCTCTGGGTTCAGCATAAACTGGCTCTCGCTGAAGGATTTTCCGGAAACTGAAGAGGTGGAAGAAGACGGGAAGACGTTCGCAGAAAATGCTGCAAGAAAAGCTATTGGTTATGCACGTCAAACCGGAATTCTCACGCTTGCAGATGATTCCGGCCTCGAGATTGATGCGCTAGGCGGAGAACCCGGGATAAACAGCGCAAGATTCTCCGGAGCCCATAAAGACCACAGCAGCGATGCATTCCGCATAGATGAGGAGAATATCAAGAAGGTGCTGAGGCTGATGGAGGATGTTCCGGAGGAGAATCGCTCAGCAAGATTTGTTAGCTCACTATGCCTTGCAGATTCGGAAAAACCGATTCTGGAAGCTGAAGGATTCCTCCCCGGGATGATACTACGCGAAAAAAGGGGCAGCGGCGGCTTCGGCTACGACCCAATATTCTACCTTCCCGAGAGAGGAAAGAGCGTGGCGGAGCTGGAAAGAGAAGAGAAGAATAAAATATCGCACAGGGCAAACGCCGTGAAGAATATTCGGCCGATGCTCAAAGAATTCCTCAGACGCGGCAGTCTGTGA